The Neorhodopirellula lusitana genome contains a region encoding:
- a CDS encoding HAD family hydrolase, whose amino-acid sequence MIQQAMLGIGLTLMLAVSTMAQEQPLASSVISTQQADPLGSWNDGPTKAAILQFVQDVTKEGGPKFGPPEQRIATFDNDGTLWCEQPVVQFEFAIHRIKAMAGDHPEWKELEPYQSVLAADVQRLVDDLASGGHEFLKVIETSHAGMSVEEFDRHVKEFFATAKHSKFDVAYTQLAYAPMVELLAYLRANGFKTYICSGGGIDFMRVISEETYGIVPENVIGTNGRNEFKQVDGQWQLFKTADHLFFNDKATKPTGIDLHIGRKPILAGGNVRSGGDIGMLTYCHSNTLPSFQLLVNHDDDNREFAYAEKDNASLKAAKAQGWNVVNMKTDWKTMFSND is encoded by the coding sequence ATGATTCAACAAGCAATGTTGGGTATCGGCCTGACTCTGATGCTCGCAGTATCGACAATGGCCCAGGAGCAGCCGCTGGCCAGCAGCGTCATTAGTACACAGCAGGCGGATCCGCTGGGATCATGGAATGACGGACCGACCAAAGCGGCGATTCTTCAGTTCGTGCAGGATGTCACCAAAGAGGGTGGCCCGAAGTTTGGCCCGCCTGAACAGCGGATCGCGACCTTCGATAACGACGGAACCTTATGGTGCGAACAACCGGTAGTGCAGTTTGAATTCGCGATACATCGCATCAAGGCGATGGCAGGCGATCATCCCGAATGGAAGGAACTGGAACCGTATCAATCTGTGCTTGCCGCCGACGTGCAACGTCTCGTTGACGATCTGGCAAGCGGCGGACATGAATTTCTGAAAGTGATCGAAACGTCCCATGCCGGTATGTCGGTGGAAGAGTTTGACCGTCACGTCAAAGAGTTTTTTGCGACCGCCAAACACTCGAAATTCGACGTGGCTTACACACAGCTCGCCTACGCACCGATGGTCGAGTTGCTGGCTTACCTGCGTGCCAATGGGTTCAAGACTTATATCTGTTCCGGCGGCGGAATCGATTTCATGCGAGTCATCTCGGAAGAAACCTATGGGATTGTTCCGGAAAACGTGATCGGGACTAACGGCCGAAATGAGTTCAAACAGGTCGATGGCCAATGGCAACTGTTCAAGACGGCAGACCACCTGTTCTTCAATGACAAGGCGACCAAGCCCACGGGAATTGATTTGCACATTGGTCGCAAACCGATCCTTGCAGGCGGAAACGTTCGCAGCGGTGGCGACATCGGCATGTTGACGTATTGCCACAGCAACACTCTGCCTTCATTCCAATTGCTCGTCAATCACGATGATGACAACCGCGAATTCGCCTACGCGGAAAAAGACAACGCTTCGCTCAAGGCAGCGAAGGCACAAGGATGGAACGTCGTCAACATGAAGACGGATTGGAAGACCATGTTTTCAAACGATTAA
- a CDS encoding arylsulfatase, whose protein sequence is MKMKTLIPFLAVAALLVCNNQSATAQDGAQYKMDRTVLPIQPPTYPPITVMDARDAKKPPMFELKPPEGAPNVVLVLIDDIGFGATSTFGGPIPTPTFDRLAEGGLRFNRFHTTALCSPTRASLLSGRNHHEVNVGSVMEVATGFPGNQGERPNDAKYFAETLRHNGYSTAAFGKWHETPTWEVSVSGPYFRWPTHSGFDKFYGFIGGETNQWDPTIYDGVTKVEKKDDPDYHFTTDMTDEAVNWMKFQKAMTPDKPFFVYYAPGATHAPHHAPKEWIAKFKDKFDSGWLKMREETFARQRKLGIIPANAKLAPMPTDIMDWEKLSDKERELYTLQIETFAGFTGQTDHEVGRLVDAIDELGVIDNTLFIYIMGDNGSSAEGGLTGTFNELVHLNGIFDAETTDSMLARAKDWGGPNSFPHYSAAWAVATDAPFTWTKQMAADFGGTRNGMVMHWPKGIQSKGEVRSQWHHVNDVAATVLEAAKLPQPTMVNGVQQKPLSGVSMLYAANDAKAKDRHTKQYFEMFGNRAMYNDGWMARVVHTVPWVGKPERTFQNDIWELYNIDEDFSLTNDLAAKHPDKLKELQDLFEKEAIANSVYPLDDRLYERFNAAIAGRPDLMGTRTSLTLSHGMTGILENTFINEKNTSKTIVANVDLKGNDRGVILCQGGKFGGWALYMDKGKPAYTYNWFGLDSYTITSPKAIDKKSAEIKLVFKYDGGGNGKGGQATLYVDGEKVADGRVEKTEPAVYSADETADVGQDDATPVADKVFKDVEDSKFTGHVNDVTISIPAKKK, encoded by the coding sequence ATGAAAATGAAAACTCTTATTCCATTCCTTGCCGTCGCGGCGCTGCTGGTTTGCAACAACCAGTCTGCCACGGCGCAAGATGGAGCCCAGTACAAAATGGACAGAACGGTTCTGCCCATTCAGCCGCCAACGTATCCTCCGATCACCGTCATGGACGCCCGGGATGCGAAGAAGCCTCCCATGTTTGAACTCAAGCCGCCAGAAGGTGCACCCAACGTGGTGCTGGTTTTGATTGATGACATCGGCTTTGGCGCGACAAGCACATTTGGTGGTCCAATCCCAACGCCAACATTTGATCGTCTGGCAGAAGGGGGCCTGCGCTTCAATCGTTTTCACACGACTGCCCTCTGCTCACCTACCCGAGCGTCTTTGCTTTCCGGCCGGAATCACCACGAAGTCAATGTGGGTTCCGTTATGGAAGTCGCGACCGGTTTCCCCGGTAACCAGGGAGAACGTCCCAACGACGCCAAATACTTTGCTGAAACGCTTCGCCACAACGGATACAGCACGGCAGCATTCGGAAAATGGCATGAAACGCCTACTTGGGAAGTGTCAGTCTCCGGACCGTATTTCCGTTGGCCAACCCATTCCGGATTTGACAAGTTTTATGGATTTATCGGTGGCGAAACGAACCAGTGGGATCCAACGATTTACGACGGCGTTACCAAGGTCGAAAAGAAGGACGATCCCGATTATCACTTCACCACGGACATGACCGATGAGGCCGTCAACTGGATGAAGTTCCAAAAGGCGATGACGCCGGACAAACCGTTCTTCGTTTACTACGCGCCCGGCGCAACGCACGCACCACATCATGCACCCAAAGAATGGATCGCGAAATTCAAAGACAAATTCGATTCCGGTTGGCTGAAGATGCGAGAAGAAACGTTTGCTCGTCAACGGAAGCTGGGCATCATTCCTGCGAATGCCAAACTGGCCCCGATGCCTACGGACATCATGGATTGGGAAAAACTCAGTGACAAGGAACGCGAACTCTACACGCTGCAAATCGAAACGTTTGCCGGGTTCACAGGCCAGACGGATCACGAGGTCGGAAGATTGGTCGATGCCATTGACGAACTCGGCGTCATCGACAACACGTTGTTCATCTACATCATGGGTGACAACGGCTCCAGTGCCGAAGGAGGACTGACGGGCACATTCAATGAACTCGTTCACTTGAATGGCATCTTTGATGCCGAAACCACCGACAGCATGCTGGCTCGGGCCAAAGACTGGGGCGGGCCGAATTCGTTCCCGCACTATTCAGCAGCGTGGGCCGTAGCAACGGATGCACCGTTTACCTGGACCAAACAAATGGCAGCCGATTTTGGTGGCACGCGCAACGGCATGGTCATGCATTGGCCAAAAGGGATTCAGTCCAAAGGCGAAGTTCGTTCGCAGTGGCACCATGTCAACGATGTCGCAGCGACTGTTTTGGAAGCGGCGAAATTGCCGCAGCCAACGATGGTCAATGGCGTCCAACAGAAACCGCTTTCCGGTGTCAGCATGCTCTATGCCGCAAATGACGCGAAGGCGAAAGACAGACACACCAAGCAGTACTTTGAGATGTTCGGGAACCGAGCCATGTACAACGACGGTTGGATGGCGCGTGTCGTGCACACCGTTCCGTGGGTCGGTAAACCGGAACGTACGTTTCAGAACGATATTTGGGAACTCTACAACATTGATGAAGACTTTAGTCTGACCAATGACTTGGCAGCCAAGCATCCTGACAAACTTAAAGAACTGCAGGACCTGTTTGAGAAAGAGGCGATTGCCAACAGCGTTTATCCCTTGGATGACCGCCTGTACGAACGGTTCAACGCAGCGATTGCTGGTCGTCCCGACCTGATGGGTACCAGGACGAGTCTCACGTTGTCGCACGGCATGACCGGGATCCTCGAAAACACGTTCATCAACGAAAAGAACACGTCGAAAACCATCGTTGCCAACGTTGATTTGAAAGGCAACGACCGAGGCGTGATCCTGTGCCAGGGCGGAAAGTTCGGCGGCTGGGCTTTGTACATGGACAAAGGAAAACCCGCTTACACCTACAACTGGTTCGGGCTGGATAGTTACACCATCACGTCCCCGAAAGCGATTGATAAGAAGAGCGCCGAGATCAAATTGGTGTTCAAATATGACGGAGGCGGCAACGGTAAAGGCGGTCAGGCCACGCTGTACGTGGATGGCGAGAAAGTCGCCGATGGGCGGGTCGAGAAGACGGAACCAGCTGTCTATTCAGCTGACGAAACCGCGGATGTCGGTCAAGACGACGCAACGCCAGTCGCTGACAAGGTCTTTAAGGATGTAGAGGATTCGAAGTTCACCGGACACGTGAACGACGTCACGATTAGCATCCCGGCGAAGAAGAAGTAG